The Thunnus maccoyii chromosome 24, fThuMac1.1, whole genome shotgun sequence DNA window AACGCTTTCATTTGTAATCCTGAAAGATTTCAGTCCTGTCTGATTTGGCGACACACCGTGGTTACCATTATTACAACAGCAAACGTTCATTGAGCAGCTGGAGCTTCAGTCTCCGGAGCAGCCAGACAAACTaacattgttttaattgttttaatgaagatcaaacacactgcagcaggAAAAGCCTAATTTTTGCCTCTAACCAGGTACTACTGATGCTATATGTGGTACAAAACATATAGTCTGCATTGTCTCTGTtagataaacaataaaataaagttaatcaGATAGAATTCCTTGTGCTAAGTAGGGAAACTCCACCACAACCAGTAAAAACTACTTCATAGAGAGATAAttactgaatataaatacaCTGAACGGCGATTATAGAAAACTTTCATGTCTCTTCAGGCATATTTGAAgccaaaaatgaacaaaataccTCCAACTCTGACTGCTAAAGCTACAGATTTCAGATCAAACAGTTCTAACTTGTGCCTTGTTAAAGCTGGAGCTGTTTACACTTTCTCCGCCAAAGTAAAactatcttttgtttttattgtgtttcagcttcctctttgctcttttcttttatctgtgtttatcaTATCATGCTGATAAAGTCACCTCTGCTCCAATGTgttggggtcaaaggtcaaactcaCACTGTTGAGTCAatgtttaaaggtgcaatataacAATtcactagatgtcagcaaacaactgtTTACTATGTAAGGACATGGTGGAGGAACGGCGTCCTGGGCGGAGAGTGAAGTCTCTCCCTCTGAGTCTGTTGttatctgagcttctctgttctttgttttgatagctGGTCCAGCCGCGTGGGCATGTCAGTGCACATGagcgtgcatgttagtgcacatgagcgtgcatgttagtgcagGTGTGTTTccaaactttctcatattacagctaaacagctcactaaaatatgtttctgaagaCATTTGAGACgagaatcttgatccatatttgatcagctctgcatagtttgacagtttgatctgagtttgtTCAGGtgactctttctttttttatccaaCTTTATTAAGTAAACgatgcacatttgttttggtctgagacGCTGGTGcaacatctagtggggctgaatgtcgtATATTAGACCTTTAACAGCAGAGAGGTTGAGCTGACAGCTACGTTATAATGGTGACAGGatgttaaagctgcagtgcagCACTTTTGTCGgtaattacaaaaaacaacagtcgAAACGTTCTTCTATCACAGACTCCACCGCTGCTGTTGCAGCTGTGAAACGgtggattaattgttttgagcatcacacgacccccgtgaaatgactcgtttcactgtcagaattcgatccattcagtccgataacatttggaaaatctagaagagccacacgattaaattgttttatccccattcgAGTTAGCGGAGAGCTAACCAGAGATGAGCCGGCTCGGCTGGTGGAAGTGTCTGGATGCTCCAGAGAGGGAAAGTCCTGCCCAACATGAGACTTATAAACTCTGCATACAGAGATGTTCCTGGTGATGATCGGCTTCATCGGCTTCATGTGAACTCGTTTaacttgaatgtaacagacgttcatttatatgtaaagtTCTGCAGGTTGAATTCAAACTTTGTTaaatttgtttctctttataTTTTGCTGCTGGCTGCTATAGcttttatacattatattatattatattatattatattatattatattatattatattatattatattatattatattacattatattatattatattatattatattatattatatgtacaCTTGCATTTATTTGAACGTACTCACACTTCagatatttgctgttttttgtctccatgttttaaagttttcttgtcattttgattgtatttattacGGCTGAAATAAGAAACACCGTAgttgaattaaatatttttaatttttagtatagaaacatatttatttttttacattatatatatttatttatttattgtttttattcatttattctgtattctgtccatatataattatttagtcattttttgcACTTCATGTAttgctgtttatgtttatgtttatgtttatatatgtatctattgattaataaatgaatttatttatatcttaTTTCAACcactatatatttttaaatctatatttatggtttttttttaatgatttcattatatttcttgttttttttattctatgaacttttattgatttattttccttttatttttattgatttattgatttattaatcaTATGTCATCATGAGTCAACATGAACGCAACCACAACGTTGCAGTAACGTaattcaaacacacaacacaacaagcaCGTCTCAGATATTTAATGTGACCCTACAAAGGGAATCCACCTCttcaggtcaaaggtcatttcTTCTTACCTTCCTATACTTCttgtacttcttcttcttcttcctctttttctcctccttcctcttcttcctctcctccggcgtctcctctctctcctcctccacctcttcgATCAGGGGTTCGTATTTATCCGGCAGGACGGAAAAATAAACTTCTTTGGAGGTTTTCTGTCGTGTTTTCCCCGCTGGCTGAGCGGCGTCCTCCCCCTCCTGCGCTCCCATCCCTCGCTTCTCTCCGTCTGCCGCTGTGGGTTTCTGACCTCCTTGTTTTCAGGCAGGAGGACCTTTGGAGTGAGGAGGAGTCAAACTTTATTAGTCGCCTGAAGCTCCTTTCAGACACAGGAAACTGTGAGCTTTGACATAAAACACACTAAAGGCAGGATTAGAAGAAGAATgtggatttgttttttgttgccTTGTTGAAGTTTTACCCCAAAGTTGTACTCACCTAAACCTCAAAGGTTTGTGcagcagcttgtgtttttttcctgcagtttgattctctgctgtttgttttacagaataaacacagaaacttcACACTGAGTCAACATAAAAAACTAGAAAAACATCTAGAAAAGGTGGTCATGCTGATGAGGGAGTGAGACACGTACTGACTTAATTAACtttataaatatgaatttatggtttatgtgttttaaagcaACAGTACAAACTCACTCcactacatctcagagggaaatattgtactttctactccactacatttatttgacagctttagttacttttcagatgaagatttgacacaatggataatataacaagcttttaaaatacaacacattgttaaagatgaaaccagtggtttccaacctttttgtcttttgacatcttacaaaaagcagtgtgtagtcggggtcacatttcacatgtctatgagttgttaacagctccaccaaatagtgatttttccctctaaacttctcacatgctttcatttcaataaatgttcaaatgatccaatatttcagcaaaaatcaaagattagagaaaaagtccaaaaactgaaaacagatttgtgtatcagaactttgttttttcttctttcctctcccattaatcatctcaccacccctcagatttatctgctgaccctttggaggggcccgacccctaggttgggaaccactggactaaactagctaactgtatataaagtagtgtaaactagctccacctccagcagctacaacagtaacatgctgctctaacactgatgcttcactattaataatctaatgatgtcatatataataatatatcagtcagagggaccaaaccactacttttactgcaatactttaactacatcaagctcataatacttatgtacttttactgcaatactttaactacatcaagctcataatacttatgtacttttactgcaatactttaactacatcaagctcataatacttatgtacttttactgcaatactttaactacatcaagctcataatacttatgtacttttactgtaatggagtaattttacattgttgtattggtacttttactgcagtaaaggatctgagtacttgtTTCACCACTTGATATTGATCTTGtggagtcaggatgtggttagcctagcttagcataaagactggaaacaggaggaaactgCTAGCTTGTCCAGAGTTTAAAAACACACCTCTAAAGCGCGCTAATTAgcatgttgtatcttgtttgtttaatctgtaaacaaacagaaatgtaacaagACCagatgctaacatgttgatgttagtTTAGTGTCTAATGTTTGCTAATTaaccacaaagtacagctggggctgatgatgtcattagttttgcaggtatttgttcataaactaaattattagtcaaattaaatgttgaccagatgatggcagtagatgaaaagtcaggaaacCACCAAAGTGACAATTcaaggggaacatgaatgtgtgaaccaaatttcacagcaatccatccaatagttgctacgtcaacctcatggtggcgctagaggaaaagtcagaggatcatcaaagtcacaATTATACATTATCCAGGAACCATAAATGTTTCTAACAAATTTTGAaccaatccatcaagtagatgctgagatatttcagtctggatctctttatattttaaaaatacaacatatcagaCTTAATCGGGGACAAACAATAAAGTCTTGGACCTATTTCAATCgttgtctctgctgtttttactgtcaGTCAACCACTGAATTCCCCCTGAAaccacaaactgtttttttacatttctgtttgcttacagactaaacaaacaagatacaacatgttagttagcgagctttagaggtgttgctAGGTGTATTTACAACTTTACACAGAGCCAGAATAACagtttccacctgtttccagtCCTTATGCTAAGAGAAGAAgcttattttgtaaaataaagtacTATTCCTTTGAAATTTGAAGTTAGTAATGCATGTAATGCTTTTGTTTCAGCTATAAATATGATGCAGAATTGTACTAAATTATAAATATCGCTGTTCTCAGGACATATGTTTAAAATTAGCAAgaaattatatattaaaatgaaaaaatattaaacataatgtaataaataaagattttaaattacACTATATGACCAAAAGTATATGGACGGGGGTTGTTATTGTCCTGTTTTTCCTGATTTTTAGGTTGctatagcagcagattaatacctgtggttttgtattttacatgttCAACTAACACAACTGCCAACATACTTTCAGACATGTAGTTGAAGTCATTTATTAGACGATAATTCCTCTGAAGTTGACAGCAGTGATGAGAGTGACtaaatattaatgtaaacaGCTGCAGTCAGACAGAAAAAGCCTGAGGCGTCTCAtgtttgcttttcttctctgtctttgtcttttttttttttatccaggcAGTAATAAGTTGAAATCTGTTCAGCAGTACCCAGAGGGAGAATAGAAAgtaagaaagacaaagaggactaaagaaaaacaatatccCAACATACCGGAGCTgaaaactgaaccaaactgaagTCCAGAGCTCAGAGAAAACACATCAGATGTGATGGTTGCAACATAAACTCTTCCCTGTGCAAACATCATTATTTCACTTGTGTGATCATAATTGAAAACatagaaaatagaaacagacttcagacagacagaaatgtattGCTTTAATGTTCAGAGCGTCTAatttttttatcaaaacaaCAGCATCTATTACATTATTAAGAAAGAAAACTGgaaataaatagataatataTGAGtatattaaacaataaaacattatctGAGTGAGGAGTCAAGAGGATTTAAACAATAAACCTGGAGGTGAACTTCATAACAGTTGCAGTTTAAGCCTTAATAACAAAATCtatatctgtgtctgtttgtgtgtgtgtgtgtgtgtgtgtgtgtgtgtgtgtgtgtgtgtagtgtgtagctCCAGCGGTTGACAGTCTGGTCGTTTGTGATGCACCATGAGATCCTCACGACCTTTGAccctgcagaaacacagagatgaaaagaCAGAGTGAGAAAGGAGAGGTGACTTTATGAAACAAACACCATAATACACCGGGGGCCGGTCTCACAAAGCAGGATTAGATTGCTAGCCAGCTAACTTTGGGGATAATCCTGGATTTTCTGTCTCATAAAGATACTTTGAGTTCATACAGAGTTCAGTTGCTATAGTAACAAATGCTCTAAGTTAACCAGAGcacagagcgacgtcctcacgcaccagagcgacgtcctcacgCACCAGAGAGACGTCCTCACACACCAGAGAGACGTCCTCACACACCAGAGAGACGTCCTCACACACCAGAGAGACGTCCTCACACACCAGAGTGACGTCCTCACACACCAGAGTGACGTCCTCACACACCAGAGTGACGTCCTCACTCACCAGAGCTACGTCCTCACacaccagagcgacgtcctcacacACCAGAGcacagagcgacgtcctcactcaccagagcgacgtcctcactCACCAGAGcacagagcgacgtcctcactCACCAGAGcacagagcgacgtcctcactcaccagagcgacgtcctcacacACCAGAGCGACATCATCACACACCAGAGTGACGTCCTCACtcaccagagcgacgtcctcacacACCAGAGAGACGTCCTCACACACCAGAGTGACGTCCTCACtcaccagagcgacgtcctcactCACCAGAGCACAGAGCGATGTCCTCACtcaccagagcgacgtcctcacacACCAGAGTGACGTCCTCACACACCAGAGCGACGTCATCACACACCAGAGCGATGTCATCACacaccagagcgacgtcctcacacACCAGAGcacagagcgacgtcctcactCACCAGATCGATGTCCTCACacaccagagcgacgtcctcacacACCAGAGCGACGTCTTCACacaccagagcgacgtcctcacacaccagagcgacgtcctcacacaccagagcgacgtcctcacacACCAGAGcacagagcgacgtcctcacacACCAGAGCGACGTCTTCACacaccagagcgacgtcctcacacaccagagcgacgtcctcacacaccagagcgacgtcctcacacaccagagcgacgtcctcacacACCAGAGCGACGTCTTCACacaccagagcgacgtcctcacacaccagagcgacgtcctcactcaccagagcgacgtcctcacacACCAGAGCAtagagcgacgtcctcacacACCAGAGAGACGTCTTCACacaccagagcgacgtcctcacacaccagagcgacgtcctcacacACCAGAGACGTCCTCACACACCAGAGTGACGTCCTCACacaccagagcgacgtcctcacacACCAGAGAGACGTCCTCACACACCAGAGACGTCCTCACACACCAGAGAGACGTCCTCACTCACCAGAGAGACGTCCTCACACACCAGAGCGACATCATGAAAAACCAGAACACATTATAACGTAGTAAAAACCAGAGcacagagcgacgtcctcataAACCAACAAGTGAACCAAAGTCACTGTAAACTAAAGTAAATCCAGCTGAGCCACACTTGAACCGTTTTATTCAGTTCAACTGTTCTGACAAAAatcaaaaactaaaactaaagtCGACTAACAGGAAACTAAAGTGGATCAAACTGATCGAAATCTTAATGATCTACAAAATaatgctgataaaaaaaaaaaaacaactataaagTCAATCATATCGATCTAAATGACGCTGACGGAAAATTAAAGTTGACTCACTGAGGTCTGAccgcgaacacacacacacacacacacacacacgtacacactctGTTAAGTCACAGTTTGTTCTGAAACATGACAGCActgacaggaagtgtgtgtttcGGTgcgtgtgttttgtgtttcggtgtgtgtgtgtgtgtgcgtggagTGATAACAGGAATTTGGTTTCAGtggtttttattcattcagcCTTTAGTTTCATTTGCATTCACACTGACTGAAGTTACTGACCTAAAACCTCGAGCCAACTGACGCAGACTCTCTGCACTTTACTGACTTATTGCTCTGTTTGACTGCAGCGTAACAAACCACTTTTAAAAAGAGTTTTATAAAGACTCCATGAAGCACTTtacacttcatttaaaaaacacagaaaggcCTTGATGTGATCTTTACAAAAAGTGAGACAAAACTAAGCAATCAGCTGGATAACTGAACAACAGGTTTATGTTCtagccatcagttttaattctTTCAACTTGAGAAATcctaaatactacaatacccatgagcctcagctgctgtggcTGCAGAAGAAGCCAGAACATGTACTCATTTAAACTGctcagcgtttttttttttttaatcagtttccTGTGCAGTTATCTTTAGCTTCAGATCAATTTTAAGCTCTTTGATTGGATGTTTCTaactgaaatgcaccttgggagtcgtagtCCTTCAGTTTTTATATCCACaagtttttgacttttttatcaGAGAaccaaatactgtatatgtgtactttacttgagtatttccatgtgatgctactttatacttccactacatttatttgacagctttagagACTTTAGTAACTTTGCAGATCCAGATTATTGATACAAAATACAATCATCAAATAAACTGtgatgtattattattgataaagCTGTCCAGCtgtatagagctgcaacaattagtcgattaatcaattactgattgacagaaaattaattggcaaacATTTTGATAAACAATTAATAGTTTCggtcatttttcaagtaaaactTTTTGGTTCCAGTTTTGAAAatgtgagcatgtgcaggacAGATGAACTGATAATGAGAATGaaagttagttgcagccctacagccGTATATATAAAGCAGCTCTGCCTTTACtagctgcaacattaaagtgATGATTACACATTTATGCATTGTAATCCAATAATATAGTATAAATGTAACAACATGGCCTTTCCTCTGGTGCCTCCTGCAGGATAAACTTCAGGATGAGGAActaaaaatctcatttttatcaTCTAGTTTTGCTCctgtttgacatttgtgaaaacAGTGTTTCTTACTTTTTTGTTGGGTAGAGCGACAGTCAGCCCGGCCGGTGTCCTCGAACTCAGACTCAGCTTCTTCTTCCACAGATAATAAAACTCCACACACTGAGAG harbors:
- the c24h1orf115 gene encoding uncharacterized protein C1orf115 homolog, producing the protein MGAQEGEDAAQPAGKTRQKTSKEVYFSVLPDKYEPLIEEVEEEREETPEERKKRKEEKKRKKKKKYKKYRKNVRKALCFSWRCLMAGLQSMASTYSTPLSAMATVVTETQRSTGSKA